A genomic region of Cannabis sativa cultivar Pink pepper isolate KNU-18-1 chromosome 1, ASM2916894v1, whole genome shotgun sequence contains the following coding sequences:
- the LOC115704877 gene encoding gibberellin 2-beta-dioxygenase 1 gives MASSTHHRSIYSAGGATSAPPPTPSTQPNNLLSTNEGAGADADALSRLLHRLPPSLALPTRRRVGLQAATCPPVISFTDRTDDNDSVGNNSIMEDLLSSASQLGFFQLSNHSISSELAKSAELEALSLFDLPREKKESLFRKDWPLGYEGEEDEEGDGLAESFCLDESCAAESSELRLVSLSELTRALGKVGLRIVELLSGSVGFDNPLGKDGPDRFCTLMWISSESSPGNEMMTSGGFYPYIVGLQYQIRGGKSSLLADSGRVTVSPLADSVLVTIGDIAQVWSNGKLKKVRGRAMANSGEGISMTVLVTLPLESRVSPLIPKQTILCEKEEEEEEENNMVFNSFSFEDYAWRVYHERLHLKDPLDRYRVMT, from the exons atggcaTCCTCAACTCATCATCGAAGCATATACAGCGCCGGCGGTGCCACCTCAGCGCCGCCGCCGACTCCCTCGACTCAACCCAATAACCTCTTGTCCACCAACGAAGGCGCAGGAGCCGACGCCGATGCCTTATCTCGGCTTCTCCATCGGCTCCCGCCTTCTCTGGCTCTCCCCACACGGCGCCGCGTAGGCCTCCAAGCTGCCACGTGTCCTCCCGTGATCTCGTTTACCGATCGGACTGATGATAATGACTCTGTCGGAAATAATAGTATAATGGAAGATCTCCTCTCCTCCGCTTCCCAACTCGGCTTCTTCCAACTCAGTAACCACTCCATCTCCTCCGAACTCGCTAAGTCGGCCGAGTTGGAAGCGCTCTCTCTCTTCGACCTACCAAGAGAGAAAAAGGAATCTCTCTTTCGTAAGGACTGGCCTCTTGGATACGAAGGAGAGGAAGACGAAGAAGGAGACGGACTCGCCGAGTCTTTCTGTCTGGACGAGTCGTGTGCGGCCGAGTCGAGCGAGTTACGTTTAGTATCCTTGTCCGAGTTGACTCGGGCTCTTGGGAAAGTCGGGTTGAGGATCGTCGAGTTGCTTTCCGGGTCGGTCGGGTTTGATAACCCGTTAGGGAAAGATGGTCCGGACCGGTTTTGTACGTTGATGTGGATATCTTCAGAAAGTTCTCCCGGAAATGAGATGATGACGTCAGGCGGGTTTTACCCGTATATAGTCGGGTTACAGTATCAAATACGAGGTGGCAAAAGCTCGTTGCTTGCGGATTCGGGTCGGGTCACTGTGTCGCCTCTGGCGGACTCTGTTTTGGTTACTATAGGTGACATTGCTCAA GTATGGAGCAATGGAAAGTTGAAGAAAGTGAGAGGAAGAGCAATGGCAAATTCAGGGGAAGGAATATCAATGACGGTGTTAGTGACTCTTCCTTTAGAGAGTAGAGTCTCTCCACTTATCCCAAAACAAActattttatgtgaaaaagaagaagaagaagaagaagaaaacaatatGGTTTTTAACTCTTTCTCTTTTGAGGATTATGCATGGAGAGTTTACCATGAGCGTCTTCACCTCAAAGATCCTCTCGATAGGTACCGAGTTATGAcctaa